A stretch of Desulfurivibrio alkaliphilus AHT 2 DNA encodes these proteins:
- a CDS encoding PAS domain S-box protein, whose amino-acid sequence MLVSGGAFSPANLADRKHFQEARKRQDFAVGEFIIARVGYTDPAFAFAHPVFGPDDKLAAILTASVSLARFARVHDVVELPPGSFVAITDHQGIRLFYHPPREDTNPLGQPIAVRSWEIAREAAGPGIFVGKGSDGLRRIFAFKPVQLTDLEPPYAYVWAGVPEAIILQPANRVLLRNLLLLGLATVVSLAVAWLLSRKKLVRPITSLVDLSRQFADGRLDARLRSDHWPDEIATLARAFHDMAAELKASQQIMRENEARFRLLMNSLDAVVYVADMKTYEILFINETGRQLFGEVTGKLCWQSLHQDQAGPCSFCTNPLLLDEAGRPAGVYTWERQHADTGQWFYLRDQAIKWLDGRIVRLEVATDISQRKQAELALAEERERLAVTLKCIGDGVITTDTQSRVTMVNQVAESLTGWQAEEAVGRLLAEVFSLVDETSGEPVVDPVAEVLAQGRITTLEQRAVLRTRDGRELKVADSAAPIKNQAGEVIGVVLVFRDITQQLRTEQELMKIKKLESIGVLAGGLAHDFNNILTAILGNIQLALHDAEMPSQPRELLDQAAKASLRARQLTQQLLTFAKGGQPIREAASLPEVIRDSADFVLRGSKTACRYTIPADLWLVDIDKGQISQVIQNLILNASQAMPDGGVIEVVCENLPAARAAALALPAKGDYVKMMVKDRGVGIPAKVIDRIFDPYFTTKQLGNGLGLAICHSIISKHEGRITVSSLSGQGTTFEVFLPVAVHDAVVAGKSEVFRVGTRQARVLLMDDEEMIRQVGHAVLSKMGHEVELAVDGAESVAKYRAAKEQGVPFDLVIMDLTVPGGMGGQEAVKEILALDPEAKAVVASGYSHDPVMANYTDYGFQAALAKPFDLQELVRLLNKLLSRSRSPEPTSSQVNR is encoded by the coding sequence GTGCTGGTCTCCGGGGGGGCTTTTTCCCCGGCCAACCTGGCCGACCGCAAGCACTTTCAAGAAGCCCGAAAGCGGCAGGATTTTGCCGTGGGGGAGTTTATCATTGCCCGGGTTGGCTATACCGACCCGGCCTTTGCCTTTGCCCATCCGGTCTTCGGCCCCGATGATAAGCTGGCGGCGATTCTCACCGCCTCGGTCTCTCTGGCCCGTTTTGCCCGTGTCCATGATGTCGTCGAGCTGCCCCCCGGCTCTTTTGTCGCCATTACCGATCACCAAGGGATTCGTCTCTTTTATCATCCGCCCAGAGAAGACACCAACCCCCTGGGGCAGCCCATCGCCGTCAGATCCTGGGAGATCGCCCGCGAGGCCGCTGGGCCGGGGATTTTTGTGGGTAAGGGCTCCGACGGCCTGCGCCGGATTTTTGCCTTTAAGCCGGTACAATTAACCGATCTGGAGCCGCCCTATGCCTACGTATGGGCCGGGGTGCCGGAAGCAATTATTTTGCAGCCGGCCAACCGGGTGCTGCTGCGCAACTTGTTGCTGCTGGGCCTGGCCACCGTGGTCTCCCTGGCGGTCGCCTGGCTGTTGAGCAGAAAAAAACTGGTCAGGCCGATCACCAGCCTGGTTGATCTTAGCCGCCAGTTCGCCGACGGCCGTCTCGATGCCCGCCTGCGCTCGGACCACTGGCCCGATGAAATCGCCACCCTGGCCCGGGCCTTTCACGATATGGCTGCCGAACTGAAGGCCAGCCAGCAGATAATGCGGGAAAATGAAGCCCGTTTTCGCCTGCTGATGAACAGTCTGGATGCGGTGGTTTATGTCGCCGATATGAAAACCTACGAGATTCTCTTTATCAATGAAACGGGGCGGCAGCTATTTGGCGAGGTAACCGGCAAACTTTGCTGGCAGAGCCTGCACCAGGATCAGGCCGGCCCCTGTTCGTTTTGCACCAACCCCTTGTTGCTGGATGAAGCCGGCCGGCCGGCGGGAGTTTATACCTGGGAGCGGCAACACGCTGATACCGGCCAGTGGTTTTACCTTAGGGACCAGGCCATTAAATGGCTGGATGGACGGATTGTGCGACTGGAAGTGGCCACCGACATCAGCCAGCGCAAACAGGCAGAGCTCGCGCTGGCTGAAGAGCGTGAGCGGTTGGCGGTGACCCTGAAATGTATCGGTGATGGCGTGATCACCACCGATACCCAAAGCCGGGTGACCATGGTCAATCAGGTGGCGGAATCGCTTACCGGCTGGCAGGCGGAAGAGGCCGTGGGGCGTTTGCTGGCGGAAGTGTTTAGCCTGGTGGATGAAACTTCCGGTGAACCCGTTGTTGATCCGGTGGCTGAGGTGCTGGCCCAGGGGCGGATCACCACCCTGGAGCAGCGGGCGGTTCTGCGCACCAGGGATGGGCGGGAACTCAAGGTTGCCGACAGTGCCGCCCCGATCAAAAATCAGGCCGGCGAGGTGATCGGGGTGGTGCTGGTGTTCCGGGATATCACTCAGCAACTCCGCACCGAGCAGGAGTTGATGAAGATTAAAAAACTGGAATCAATCGGTGTGCTGGCCGGAGGGCTGGCCCATGATTTCAATAACATTCTTACCGCTATTCTGGGCAATATCCAGCTTGCACTGCACGATGCCGAAATGCCCTCCCAACCCCGCGAACTGCTGGATCAGGCGGCCAAAGCCTCCCTGCGGGCCAGGCAGCTGACCCAGCAATTGCTAACCTTTGCCAAGGGCGGCCAGCCGATCCGCGAGGCGGCTTCGCTGCCGGAGGTGATCCGCGATTCCGCCGATTTTGTGCTGCGCGGCAGTAAAACGGCCTGCCGTTATACCATTCCCGCCGATCTCTGGTTGGTGGATATCGACAAAGGCCAGATCAGCCAGGTGATTCAGAACCTGATTTTAAACGCCAGCCAGGCCATGCCCGATGGTGGCGTCATCGAGGTGGTCTGTGAGAATCTGCCCGCCGCCCGGGCGGCGGCGCTGGCCCTGCCCGCCAAGGGTGATTACGTGAAGATGATGGTCAAGGACCGTGGGGTGGGGATACCCGCCAAGGTGATCGACCGGATTTTTGACCCCTATTTTACCACCAAGCAACTGGGCAACGGCTTGGGGCTGGCCATCTGCCATTCCATTATCAGCAAGCACGAGGGCCGGATCACGGTCTCTTCCCTTTCCGGTCAGGGAACGACTTTTGAAGTGTTTTTGCCGGTGGCGGTGCATGATGCTGTGGTTGCCGGTAAAAGCGAGGTTTTTCGGGTCGGCACCAGGCAAGCACGGGTATTGTTGATGGATGACGAAGAGATGATCCGCCAGGTCGGCCATGCCGTGTTGAGCAAAATGGGGCACGAGGTGGAGCTGGCGGTGGACGGAGCCGAGTCGGTGGCCAAGTACCGCGCGGCCAAAGAGCAGGGGGTGCCGTTTGATCTGGTGATCATGGACCTGACCGTCCCCGGCGGCATGGGCGGCCAGGAAGCAGTTAAGGAGATTCTGGCCCTGGATCCGGAGGCCAAGGCAGTGGTGGCCAGCGGCTACTCCCACGACCCGGTTATGGCCAATTACACCGATTACGGCTTCCAGGCCGCCCTGGCCAAACCTTTCGACCTGCAGGAACTGGTCCGGCTGCTCAACAAACTGTTGTCGCGTAGCCGTTCACCGGAGCCAACAAGCAGCCAAGTTAACAGGTAG
- a CDS encoding CbbQ/NirQ/NorQ/GpvN family protein produces MSVGQQKIEEHRITSEPYYLPRGDELAIARMAYAHGLPLLLKGPTGCGKTRFMEYLAWELQRPLITVSCHDDLTTGDLVGRYLIRGGEAVWMDGPLALAVRNGAICYLDEIVEARKDTTVVIHPLADDRRELPVEKRGELLTAPPEFMLAVSYNPGYQSVLKDLKQSTRQRFVALEFDYPEAEFESEIVAREAGLEAATARNLVKVAAMTRGLKDSGLQEGASTRLLIHAGKLIKGGIDRRTACRVAVCAPLSDEPEMLAALEEIVSSVF; encoded by the coding sequence ATGTCAGTCGGCCAGCAAAAAATTGAGGAACACCGGATTACCTCCGAGCCCTACTACTTGCCCCGAGGCGATGAGTTGGCAATTGCCCGGATGGCCTATGCCCATGGCTTGCCGCTGTTGCTCAAAGGCCCCACCGGTTGCGGCAAGACCCGTTTTATGGAGTACCTGGCCTGGGAGTTGCAGCGTCCCCTGATCACCGTTTCCTGCCACGATGACCTCACCACCGGCGACCTGGTGGGCCGTTACCTGATCCGGGGCGGGGAGGCGGTCTGGATGGACGGTCCCCTGGCCCTGGCGGTGCGCAATGGGGCCATCTGTTATCTCGATGAAATCGTCGAGGCCCGCAAGGACACCACGGTGGTGATCCATCCCTTGGCCGACGACCGCCGGGAATTGCCGGTGGAAAAGCGCGGTGAATTGCTCACCGCGCCGCCGGAGTTCATGCTGGCGGTTTCCTACAACCCGGGCTATCAGAGCGTCCTTAAGGACCTCAAGCAGTCCACTCGCCAGCGCTTTGTGGCCCTGGAGTTTGATTACCCGGAAGCCGAATTTGAAAGCGAGATCGTGGCCCGGGAGGCCGGCCTGGAGGCAGCTACCGCCCGCAATCTGGTCAAGGTGGCCGCCATGACCAGGGGGCTTAAAGATTCCGGCCTCCAGGAAGGGGCCAGCACCCGGCTGCTGATCCACGCCGGCAAGCTGATCAAAGGGGGAATCGACCGGCGCACCGCCTGCCGGGTGGCCGTTTGCGCCCCACTCAGTGATGAGCCGGAGATGCTGGCGGCCCTGGAAGAAATCGTCAGTTCCGTTTTTTAA
- a CDS encoding MerR family transcriptional regulator, which produces MSAAEQQGPGIPDKLYFKIGEVCEITGVKQHVLRYWESEFRILAPQRANSRQRLYRRSDVENILRIKRLLKEEGFTISGAKKLLARERKKGVPREPDKVGAPAPAGPPAEASAKAPAADAQPNPAEFFSGIKEELQNLKKILER; this is translated from the coding sequence TTGAGTGCCGCTGAGCAGCAGGGACCCGGGATTCCCGACAAGCTTTATTTTAAAATAGGTGAGGTTTGCGAGATCACCGGGGTCAAGCAGCACGTGCTGCGCTACTGGGAGTCTGAATTCCGAATACTGGCGCCCCAGCGGGCCAATTCCCGCCAGCGCCTGTACCGGCGCAGTGATGTGGAAAATATCCTGCGGATCAAGCGGCTGCTCAAGGAAGAGGGGTTCACCATTAGCGGCGCCAAGAAGCTGCTGGCCCGGGAACGAAAAAAAGGGGTTCCCCGGGAGCCCGATAAAGTTGGGGCACCAGCGCCGGCCGGGCCGCCGGCCGAGGCTTCAGCAAAGGCCCCAGCGGCAGATGCCCAGCCAAACCCCGCCGAGTTCTTTAGCGGCATCAAGGAAGAACTGCAGAACTTGAAAAAGATTCTGGAGCGATAA
- a CDS encoding nitric oxide reductase activation protein NorD: MSSELTATTGAGQALLDELAYWGKDEYLERLAGYPQEVREEVLRLAAAIWPVSYALGYNFLDQVDQGLGCLTLEQLAEWVKATLDVYEQEGLQAATRYLAEVENNFLCRLRGEHGLSLAAATPRLLPYLRGLAGYELALAPGPESWTDGETIFLPPEISLFKQSGANFTAYKLLASFQWGLLRFGTLEGALALRPELAAELARRYGRQSADQEPFPGDFYALFPAPGLAADLFMLLETHRVLSCLQAELPGLMRDSQPVCRRLQNRRPPPVALRGRARLLESWSRWVLTGDAGPGLRPGEKELYHRGLGLLARVGQAGQTDVAGPPAKDSGAGRQNGGVGLSMELTAELYRLLEPLPGDHGGDAVADGAGVVPLLGVLRPAAFQAVRLRRREERRQRFVEALGAFLPPEVAAGSPETSEETSKWFDQSLSAPDSQGLAMLIAGAEEDEVGRESPMEAGPPEYLVIGGREFKLPEEIQALARQIRDDLGQIPQRYLSAAVGLAGGAPIRGPGPAAGQDGQEALVGALVYDEWDYRRQGFRKNWCKLLLKELAPVQSTFVDTTLQRHRGLLLQLKRQFEMMRLQQRYLKRQRDGDEIDFDAVVDALADAKAGVSPGEKLFIRLSRDERNIAAVFLVDMSSSTEGWVSLALKESLTLMCEALEVLGDRYAIYGFSGMRRQRSEFYHVKDLDEQYNEQVRGRIAAINPREYTRMGPPIRHVTKLLAATEARVRLLITLSDGKPEDYDDYKGDYAIEDTRHALIEARAAGVHPFCITIDRQAQDYISHLYGAVSYCFIDDVKKLPLRLPGIYRTLTT; the protein is encoded by the coding sequence GTGAGCAGCGAGCTTACCGCCACCACCGGCGCCGGTCAGGCCTTGTTGGACGAGCTGGCCTACTGGGGCAAGGATGAGTATCTTGAGCGCCTGGCCGGTTATCCCCAGGAGGTGCGGGAGGAGGTGTTGCGCCTGGCGGCGGCCATCTGGCCGGTCAGTTATGCCTTGGGCTACAATTTCCTGGATCAGGTGGACCAGGGGCTTGGTTGCCTGACTCTTGAACAGTTGGCCGAGTGGGTTAAGGCGACCCTGGATGTCTACGAGCAGGAAGGGCTGCAGGCGGCCACCCGCTACCTGGCCGAGGTGGAAAATAACTTCCTGTGCCGCCTGCGGGGGGAGCACGGTTTGAGCCTGGCCGCCGCCACCCCACGGTTGCTGCCATACCTGCGGGGGCTGGCCGGTTACGAACTGGCTCTGGCACCGGGGCCGGAAAGCTGGACCGATGGCGAAACCATCTTCCTGCCGCCGGAGATTAGCCTGTTTAAACAAAGCGGCGCCAACTTCACCGCCTATAAGTTGCTGGCCTCCTTCCAGTGGGGGCTGCTCAGGTTTGGCACCCTGGAGGGCGCGCTCGCTTTGCGCCCCGAGTTGGCGGCCGAACTGGCCCGTCGTTATGGCCGTCAAAGCGCCGACCAGGAGCCTTTTCCTGGTGATTTTTATGCGCTTTTTCCAGCCCCCGGCCTGGCGGCCGATCTTTTCATGCTGCTGGAAACCCACCGGGTGCTTAGCTGCCTGCAGGCCGAATTGCCGGGCCTGATGCGCGACAGCCAGCCGGTCTGCCGACGACTGCAAAATCGCCGCCCGCCGCCTGTGGCCTTACGCGGCCGGGCACGCTTGCTGGAGTCCTGGAGTCGATGGGTGCTGACCGGTGATGCCGGGCCAGGGCTGCGCCCCGGGGAAAAGGAGCTTTACCACCGGGGGTTGGGGCTGCTGGCCAGGGTCGGGCAGGCGGGGCAAACCGACGTTGCCGGGCCACCGGCCAAGGACAGCGGGGCGGGCCGACAGAATGGCGGGGTGGGGTTGAGCATGGAGCTGACCGCCGAGCTTTACCGCTTGCTGGAGCCGTTGCCCGGTGATCATGGCGGGGATGCTGTGGCTGATGGGGCAGGGGTTGTCCCGTTGCTGGGCGTTTTGCGTCCCGCCGCCTTCCAGGCGGTTCGTTTGCGGCGCCGTGAAGAGCGCCGGCAGCGATTTGTCGAGGCCCTGGGCGCTTTTTTGCCGCCGGAAGTTGCCGCCGGTTCCCCAGAGACGTCCGAGGAGACAAGCAAGTGGTTTGACCAGTCCCTGTCCGCGCCGGACAGCCAGGGATTGGCCATGCTGATCGCCGGGGCCGAAGAGGATGAAGTGGGGCGGGAATCGCCAATGGAGGCCGGTCCTCCGGAATATCTGGTGATCGGCGGCCGGGAATTTAAGCTCCCGGAGGAGATTCAGGCCCTGGCGCGGCAGATCCGGGACGACCTGGGGCAAATACCCCAGCGATACCTCAGTGCCGCCGTGGGCCTGGCCGGTGGTGCGCCGATACGGGGGCCCGGGCCGGCGGCCGGCCAGGATGGACAGGAGGCCCTGGTGGGGGCGCTGGTCTACGATGAATGGGATTACCGCCGCCAGGGTTTTCGTAAAAACTGGTGCAAGCTGCTGCTCAAAGAGCTGGCCCCGGTGCAGAGCACCTTTGTCGACACTACCTTGCAGCGCCATCGCGGACTTTTGCTGCAACTCAAAAGGCAGTTTGAAATGATGCGCCTGCAGCAGCGCTATCTCAAGCGCCAGCGGGACGGAGACGAGATCGATTTTGACGCCGTGGTGGATGCCCTGGCCGATGCCAAAGCCGGGGTTTCGCCCGGGGAAAAACTTTTTATCCGCCTGAGCCGGGATGAACGCAATATCGCCGCTGTTTTCCTGGTGGACATGTCGTCGTCCACCGAGGGCTGGGTCAGCCTGGCCCTCAAGGAGTCCCTGACCCTGATGTGCGAGGCCCTGGAGGTGTTGGGCGATCGCTATGCCATTTACGGTTTTTCCGGCATGCGGCGCCAGCGCTCCGAATTTTATCACGTCAAGGATCTGGACGAGCAATACAACGAGCAGGTACGGGGCCGGATAGCCGCCATCAATCCCCGGGAGTACACCAGAATGGGGCCGCCCATTCGCCATGTAACCAAACTGCTGGCCGCCACCGAGGCCCGGGTGCGGCTGCTGATCACCCTGTCCGATGGCAAGCCCGAGGATTATGATGATTACAAGGGCGATTACGCCATCGAGGACACCCGCCATGCCTTGATCGAGGCCCGGGCGGCCGGGGTGCATCCTTTTTGTATCACCATCGATCGCCAGGCCCAGGATTATATCTCCCACCTCTACGGGGCGGTGAGTTACTGCTTCATCGATGATGTTAAAAAGCTGCCCCTGCGCCTGCCCGGTATCTACCGGACGCTGACCACTTAA
- the gnd gene encoding decarboxylating NADP(+)-dependent phosphogluconate dehydrogenase: MTQEVQADIGLIGLAVMGQNLVLNMHDHGYKVAVYNRTTARVDEFLAGPAAGTGIIGTHSLEELSVVLQRPRKVMLMVKAGAVVDSFIEQLLPHLEPGDVIIDGGNSLYTDSNRRTRDLAAKGILFVGTGISGGEEGARRGPSIMPGGNPAAWPLVKDIFQNIAARVGGEPCCDWVGEEGAGHFVKMAHNGIEYGDMQLICEAYDFLRRGLGLPAGEIADVFSAWNRGVLESYLMEISSEILGYQDSDGAPLVDRILDAAGQKGTGKWTGINALEMGVPLSLITEAVFARFLSAMKEERERAAAVLRGPEAVFAGEIQQYVQALQDALYAAKIVSYAQGYLLMRAAAREHGWHLNYGGIARMWRGGCIIRSVFLDNIAQAFDADPDLDNLLLADFFADALAQAQAGWRRVVARAAELGLPVPALSSALSFYDGYRSAVLSANLLQAQRDYFGAHTYERVDRPRGEFFHTDWTGRGGKVASSTYNA, translated from the coding sequence ATGACCCAAGAAGTGCAAGCGGATATCGGCCTGATCGGCCTGGCCGTCATGGGCCAGAATCTGGTGCTCAATATGCATGACCATGGCTACAAAGTGGCGGTTTACAATCGCACCACCGCCCGGGTGGATGAATTTCTGGCCGGTCCGGCTGCCGGCACCGGCATCATTGGGACCCACTCCCTGGAAGAGCTGAGCGTGGTGCTGCAAAGACCCCGCAAGGTGATGCTGATGGTCAAGGCCGGGGCGGTGGTGGATTCCTTCATCGAGCAACTGCTGCCCCATCTGGAGCCGGGCGATGTCATCATCGACGGCGGCAACTCGCTTTATACCGACAGCAACCGGCGCACTCGCGACCTGGCGGCAAAGGGAATCTTGTTTGTCGGCACCGGCATTTCCGGCGGTGAGGAAGGGGCCCGCCGGGGGCCTTCCATCATGCCGGGGGGCAACCCCGCCGCCTGGCCGCTGGTCAAGGATATTTTTCAGAATATTGCCGCCCGGGTGGGAGGTGAGCCCTGTTGTGACTGGGTGGGGGAGGAGGGAGCCGGTCATTTTGTGAAAATGGCCCACAACGGCATTGAGTACGGCGATATGCAGTTGATCTGCGAGGCCTACGATTTCTTGCGCCGGGGGCTGGGTTTGCCGGCAGGCGAAATCGCCGACGTGTTCAGTGCCTGGAACCGGGGCGTGCTGGAGTCGTACCTGATGGAAATCTCCAGTGAAATACTGGGCTACCAGGACAGTGACGGTGCTCCCCTGGTAGACAGGATTCTCGATGCCGCCGGGCAGAAAGGCACCGGCAAATGGACCGGGATCAACGCCCTGGAAATGGGCGTGCCGCTTAGTTTGATTACCGAAGCGGTGTTTGCCCGTTTTCTCTCGGCCATGAAGGAGGAGCGGGAGCGGGCGGCGGCGGTGCTGCGCGGGCCGGAGGCGGTTTTTGCCGGTGAGATCCAGCAATACGTGCAGGCCCTGCAAGACGCCCTGTATGCCGCGAAAATCGTTTCCTATGCCCAGGGCTACCTGCTGATGCGGGCGGCGGCCCGGGAACATGGCTGGCACCTCAACTACGGCGGCATTGCCCGGATGTGGCGCGGCGGCTGCATTATCCGCAGCGTTTTCCTGGACAACATTGCCCAGGCCTTCGATGCCGATCCCGATCTTGACAATCTTCTGCTGGCGGACTTTTTTGCCGATGCCCTCGCCCAGGCCCAGGCCGGCTGGCGTCGGGTGGTGGCCCGGGCTGCCGAACTGGGGCTGCCGGTACCGGCGCTCTCCTCGGCCCTGAGCTTTTACGACGGCTATCGCAGTGCCGTGCTGTCGGCCAATCTGCTCCAGGCCCAGCGGGACTACTTTGGCGCCCATACCTACGAGCGGGTGGACCGGCCCAGGGGAGAATTTTTCCACACCGACTGGACCGGCCGGGGCGGCAAGGTCGCTTCTTCAACCTATAACGCTTGA
- a CDS encoding NADP-dependent isocitrate dehydrogenase, producing the protein MSDPKIIYTEVDEAPALATYSLLPILRAYTRESGVAIETRDISLAGRIIANFPENLTKEQQIPDDLTELGRLCQLPQTNIIKLPNISASIPQLKDAIKELQGQGYRVPDYPDEPQSEADHEIQQRYAKVLGSAVNPVLREGNSDRRAPAAVKRFGQQNPHRLMKPWPQDSKSRVAHMSGGDFYGSEKSITVNEACQARIEFVGADGQTTVLKPELPLQADEVVDAAVMKVSELRNFFKQQIEAAKKDGVLLSLHLKATMMKISDPIMFGHCVSVFYQDVFAKHGEVIKKLGVNPNNGIAELEAKLEQLPETQREAIKTDIQACYQQNCELAMVDSSKGITNLHVPNNIIIDASMPVFIRDGGRMWGPDDALHDTITMIPDRSYATIYQEVVTDCQRHGAFDPATMGSVANVGLMAQKAEEYGSHDKTFVAPGAGVIRLVTEAGTVLLEQQVAPGDIFRSCQTKDAPIRDWVKLAVSRARESGSPAIFWLDEQRAHDAQLIAKVEKYLPEHDTSGLEIRIMPPVAAMRRSLERIRKGEDTISVTGNVLRDYLTDLFPILEIGTSAKMLSIVPLMNGGGLFETGAGGSAPKHVQQFLREGHLRWDSLGEFCALVPSFEHIHKTFNNDKAALLARTLDAAIGNFLEQGKSPSRKVGELDTRGSHFYLALYWAESLAAQQEDGALAAIFAKVAGELSANEQKIIDELNGAQGQPQDIGGYFHPDKDKTTQAMRPSPTLNAIIEAM; encoded by the coding sequence ATGAGCGATCCGAAAATCATTTACACCGAAGTTGACGAAGCCCCGGCCCTGGCCACTTATTCCCTGCTCCCCATTCTCCGGGCCTACACCCGTGAATCAGGCGTGGCCATCGAGACCAGGGATATCTCGCTGGCCGGTCGGATTATCGCCAATTTCCCGGAAAACCTTACCAAAGAGCAGCAGATCCCCGATGACCTGACTGAGCTGGGCCGGCTCTGCCAGTTGCCGCAGACCAATATTATCAAACTGCCCAATATCAGCGCTTCGATTCCCCAGCTTAAAGATGCCATCAAGGAGCTGCAGGGCCAAGGGTACCGGGTGCCGGACTATCCCGATGAGCCGCAATCCGAGGCAGACCATGAGATTCAGCAACGTTACGCCAAGGTGCTGGGCAGTGCGGTCAACCCGGTGCTGCGGGAGGGCAACTCCGACCGCCGGGCGCCGGCGGCGGTGAAACGCTTTGGCCAGCAGAACCCCCACCGACTGATGAAACCCTGGCCCCAGGATTCCAAGTCGCGGGTGGCACACATGAGCGGGGGGGATTTTTACGGCAGCGAAAAGTCCATCACCGTTAACGAGGCCTGCCAGGCCAGGATCGAATTTGTCGGCGCCGACGGCCAAACCACGGTGCTGAAGCCGGAATTGCCGCTGCAGGCAGATGAGGTGGTGGATGCGGCGGTCATGAAGGTAAGTGAACTGCGCAATTTCTTTAAGCAGCAGATTGAGGCGGCAAAAAAGGATGGCGTGCTGCTGTCATTGCACCTGAAAGCCACCATGATGAAGATTTCCGATCCCATCATGTTCGGCCACTGCGTCTCGGTATTTTACCAGGATGTTTTTGCCAAGCACGGAGAGGTGATCAAAAAGCTGGGGGTTAACCCCAACAACGGGATCGCCGAACTGGAGGCCAAGCTGGAACAGCTGCCGGAAACCCAACGGGAGGCGATCAAGACCGACATCCAGGCCTGCTATCAGCAGAACTGCGAACTGGCCATGGTGGATTCGAGCAAGGGGATCACCAACCTGCATGTACCCAACAACATCATCATCGACGCCTCCATGCCGGTGTTCATCCGCGACGGCGGCCGCATGTGGGGACCGGACGACGCCCTGCACGACACCATCACCATGATCCCCGACCGCAGCTACGCCACCATCTACCAGGAGGTGGTCACCGACTGCCAGCGCCACGGGGCCTTTGACCCGGCCACCATGGGCAGTGTGGCCAACGTCGGCCTGATGGCCCAGAAAGCGGAAGAGTACGGCTCCCACGACAAGACTTTCGTCGCCCCGGGAGCAGGCGTCATCCGGCTGGTTACCGAGGCCGGCACGGTGCTGCTGGAACAGCAGGTGGCCCCGGGCGATATCTTCCGCAGTTGCCAGACCAAAGACGCCCCCATCCGCGACTGGGTCAAACTGGCGGTTTCCCGGGCCCGGGAGTCCGGCTCGCCGGCCATCTTCTGGCTGGATGAGCAGCGGGCCCACGATGCCCAGTTGATCGCCAAGGTGGAGAAATACCTGCCGGAGCACGACACCAGCGGCCTGGAGATCCGGATCATGCCCCCGGTGGCGGCTATGCGGCGGTCGCTGGAGCGGATCAGGAAGGGTGAGGACACCATTTCGGTGACCGGTAACGTGCTGCGCGATTATCTCACCGATCTGTTCCCCATTTTGGAAATCGGCACCAGCGCCAAGATGCTCTCCATCGTGCCGCTGATGAACGGTGGCGGCCTGTTTGAAACCGGCGCCGGCGGCTCGGCCCCCAAGCATGTGCAGCAGTTTTTAAGGGAAGGTCACTTGCGCTGGGACTCTTTAGGAGAATTCTGCGCCCTGGTCCCCTCCTTTGAGCATATCCACAAAACCTTCAACAACGACAAAGCGGCCCTGCTGGCCCGGACCCTGGACGCGGCCATCGGCAACTTCCTGGAACAGGGCAAGTCACCCTCCCGCAAGGTGGGCGAGCTGGACACCCGGGGCAGCCATTTCTACCTGGCCCTCTACTGGGCCGAAAGCCTGGCGGCCCAGCAGGAAGATGGCGCCCTGGCGGCGATCTTCGCCAAGGTTGCCGGGGAACTGAGTGCCAACGAACAAAAGATCATCGATGAGCTGAACGGCGCCCAGGGTCAGCCCCAGGATATCGGCGGCTACTTCCACCCGGACAAGGACAAAACCACCCAGGCCATGCGCCCCAGCCCCACCCTCAACGCGATTATCGAGGCCATGTAA
- a CDS encoding integration host factor subunit alpha, producing the protein MNRANLTRKDLAKAINEKMGFSQRSAADLVDIVFDRLKATLLAEEPIKLVQFGTFNVRRKSPRQGRNPRTGDPMEISKRSMISFRPSKSVRERINRR; encoded by the coding sequence ATGAATCGCGCAAATCTGACCCGCAAGGACCTGGCCAAGGCCATCAACGAAAAGATGGGCTTTTCCCAGCGCAGCGCCGCCGACCTGGTGGATATAGTATTTGATCGTTTGAAGGCGACCCTGCTGGCCGAAGAACCCATTAAGCTGGTACAGTTCGGGACCTTCAACGTCCGCCGCAAGTCTCCCCGGCAGGGGCGCAATCCCCGGACCGGCGACCCCATGGAAATCAGTAAGCGCAGCATGATTTCCTTCCGGCCCAGCAAGAGCGTGCGGGAGCGGATCAATCGCCGGTAG